From one Triticum urartu cultivar G1812 chromosome 3, Tu2.1, whole genome shotgun sequence genomic stretch:
- the LOC125542456 gene encoding actin-interacting protein 1-2: protein MAQLQETYACSPATERGRGILLAGDAKTETIAYCSGRSVIFRRLDAPLDAWAYTEHAYPTTVARFSPNGEWVASADASGCVRVWGRNGDRALKAEFRPITGRVDDLRWSPDGMRIVVSGDGKGKSLVRAFMWDSGSTVGDFDGHSKRVLSCDFKPTRPFRIVTCGEDFLANYYEGPPFKFKHSIRDHTNFVNCIRYSPDGTKFITVSSDKKGLIYDGKTGDKIGELSSEGSHTGSIYAVSWSPDSKQVLTVSADKTAKVWDINEDASGTLNRTLVCTGIGGVDDMLVGCLWQNDNLVTISLGGTFNVFSATNPDKEPVSFAGHLKTVSALALFPQSNPRTMLSTSYDGVILKWIQGVGYGGRLIRKNNTQIKCFVATEEELITSGYDNKVFRIPVNGDQCGDAESADVGGQPNALNIALQQPEFALVTTDSAIVLLNKSNVTSTTKVSYTITSSAVSPDGTEAIIGAQDGKLRIYSISGDTVTEEAVLEKHRGPITTIHYSPDVSMFCSADSNREAVAWDRATREVKLKNMLFHTARINCLAWSPDSRFVATGSLDTCAIIYDVDKPAASRITIKGAHLGGVHGISFSDNDTLVTAGEDACVRVWKLAQQ from the exons ATGGCGCAGCTGCAGGAGACGTACGCGTGCTCGCCGGCGACGGAGCGCGGGCGCGGGATCCTGCTGGCGGGGGACGCCAAGACGGAGACTATCGCCTACTGCTCCGGCCGCAGCGTCATCTTCCGCCGCCTCGACGCGCCGCTCGACGCCTGGGCCTACACGGAGCACGCCTACCCGACCACCGTCGCCCGCTTCTCCCCCAACGGCGAGTGGGTCGCCTCCGCCGACGCCTCCGGCTGCGTCCGCGTCTGGGGCCGCAACGGCGACCGCGCCCTCAAGGCCGAGTTCCGCCCCATCACCGGCCGCGTCGACGACCTGCGATGGTCCCCCGACGGCATGCGCATCGTCGTCTCCGGGGACGGCAAGGGCAAGTCCCTCGTCCGCGCCTTCAT GTGGGACTCTGGCAGCACTGTCGGTGACTTTGATGGGCACTCAAAGAGAGTTTTGAGTTGCGATTTCAAGCCAACCCGACCATTCCGCATTGTGACATGTGGTGAAGATTTTCTGGCAAACTACTATGAAGGACCACCATTCAAATTCAAACATTCCATAAG GGATCACACCAACTTTGTTAACTGTATCCGGTATTCACCTGATGGAACCAAGTTTATCACTGTGAGTTCAGATAAGAAGGGTTTAATATATGATGGCAAAACTGGAGATAAGATTGGAGAGCTATCCAGTGAAGGCAGTCACACTGGGAGCATATATGCTGTTAGCTGGAGTCCTGACAGTAAACAA gTTCTAACAGTTTCTGCTGATAAAACTGCGAAAGTATGGGATATCAATGAGGATGCAAGTGGAACATTGAACAGAACTTTGGTTTGTACTGGTATTGGTGGTGTCGATGACATGCTTGTGGGCTGCCTCTGGCAGAATGATAATCTTGTCACAATCTCTCTTGGTGGGACATTTAATGTCTTCTCCGCAACCAATCCAGACAAAGAGCCAGTATCGTTTGCAGGACATTTGAAGACTGTTAGTGCTCTGGCACTTTTTCCTCAAAGTAACCCAAGAACTATGCTATCTACAAGCTATGATGGGGTTATCCTAAAATGGATACAGGGTGTCGGATATGGTGGCAGGTTGATTCGTAAGAACAACACCCAGATCAAATGCTTTGTTGCCACAGAAGAGGAGCTGATCACTTCAGGGTATGATAACAAG GTCTTCAGAATTCCTGTTAATGGAGATCAGTGTGGAGACGCCGAGTCAGCTGATGTAGGGGGCCAGCCAAATGCTTTAAACATTGCACTTCAGCAACCTGAATTTGCACTGGTTACCACAGATTCTGCGATCGTATTGCTAAACAAGTCAAACGTCACTTCCACAACAAAAGTTAGTTACACTATCACTTCGTCTGCTGTTTCTCCTGATGGCACTGAAGCTATCATTGGTGCTCAAGACGGGAAACTGCGGATCTATTCCATCAGTGGTGATACTGTTACAGAAGAAGCGGTACTTGAAAAACACCGGGGTCCTATTACTACCATACATTATTCGCCGGATGTTTCCATGTTTTGTTCTGCTGATTCCAACAGGGAAGCTGTTGCATGGGATCGGGCAACTAGAGAG GTGAAGCTGAAGAACATGCTGTTCCACACAGCTCGGATAAACTGCCTGGCCTGGTCACCCGACAGCCGTTTCGTGGCCACGGGGTCGCTGGACACCTGCGCGATCATATATGACGTAGACAAGCCAGCGGCCAGCCGCATCACCATCAAGGGAGCCCACCTCGGCGGAGTCCACGGGATCTCCTTCTCCGACAACGACACTCTGGTGACCGCCGGCGAGGACGCGTGCGTCCGTGTCTGGAAACTGGCGCAGCAGTAG
- the LOC125547720 gene encoding acyl-acyl carrier protein thioesterase TE3, chloroplastic-like has translation MQQSPNNVAPNTKHPTPSLVRAGARANWFRSGHLAMISGQSRRTRRVKALAVPASGSRDVCSDNISQEIKPSSIRADKFFQVEMTVRDNDLDQYGVVNNAIYVAYIHNAREELAASIGFSMASVARTGNAMALLELNLKYFKPLLRGAKFVVKVRVVQIKGARILVEHFIETLPDHELILEATATVVCLNKDYRPTRVFPEMSSKLQQFFSTRDG, from the exons ATGCAGCAGTCTCCTAATAATGTGGCTCCCAACACCAAACACCCAACACCTTCCTTGGTCCGTGCTGGAGCTAGAGCCAACTGGTTCCGCTCCGGCCACCTCGCCATGATCTCCGGCCAATCACGTCGAACCCGCCGTGTGAAGGCCCTTGCCGTCCCTGCGTCTGGCTCCCGGGACGTCTGCAGCGACAACATCAGCCAAGAAATAAAACCAAG TTCAATTAGGGCGGACAAGTTCTTCCAAGTGGAGATGACCGTCCGTGACAACGATCTTGACCAGTATGGAGTCGTTAACAACGCCATTTATGTCGCTTATATCCACAATG CTCGAGAGGAGCTGGCTGCGAGCATTGGCTTCAGCATGGCCTCCGTAGCACGCACAGGCAACGCGATGGCACTCTTGGAACTGAACCTCAAGTACTTCAAGCCTCTACTG CGAGGCGCCAAATTTGTCGTCAAGGTGAGGGTTGTCCAGATAAAGGGTGCGAGGATACTTGTTGAACATTTCATCGAGACACTACCGGATCATGAG CTTATTTTGGAAGCGACGGCGACCGTCGTCTGCCTCAACAAGGACTACCGTCCGACCCGCGTCTTCCCGGAGATGTCATCCAAGCTGCAGCAATTCTTCTCAACCCGGGACGGCTAG